The Cupriavidus sp. EM10 genome includes a region encoding these proteins:
- a CDS encoding response regulator, with amino-acid sequence MQPSSLQRFLFGAIIVPVTMAVVFGVDALTPLGLAAWLFYLVPVCLTLYGNNPKLPLITAAVATVLIGIGYAVSPASTIRPIYAIANRSAGVIMLWFLAAVVYRYIVSQTAMQRVAWLQQAQVRVHQAVRNPQSAGNVADGLVRVLAEAFQAHVGVVYQVDGDHMHRVASWALANADDLPQSLTSGQTLAGQAAAENRVIAVGGLPADYLQVSSALGRTSPNEIVAAPLTAEGEVIGVVELGFVSMQRDTADIVELLERIGDPIGMTLRAAAYRGRLEKLLGETQRQSEELQVQQEELRVSNEELEERGRALMDSQARLEAQQAELEQTNVQLEEHAQRLEGQKREMLTFQAELAANARALERSNQYKSEFLANMSHELRTPLNSALILAKLLQENKEGTLTAEQVRYAATIHAANTDLLNLINDILDLSKIEAGHLVIEHEPVELKALTDTMQGMFGPIGEQKGVPFRVELLPGVPDAIVSDSQRLQQVLKNLLSNAFKFTESGAVTLALAAQGDDAVRFEVRDTGIGIPKDKQQVIFEAFQQADGTTSRRYGGTGLGLSISQELGRLLGGAISVASEPGQGSVFALTVPRVLGGDAAAQAGLMNQQANAQAHTQSTGAAQLSVAPPPRAVPPAPAPAQEPMDRVQPGYPAPIPDDRDHRTRGNRLILVVEDDLDFAGILYDLAHELDFDCIHATTSAQGLELARQHQPCGILLDVALPDQSGLTLLDWLKRDPATRHIPTHLVSVSDHAEAALHLGAVGYTFKPSERDKLASAIRGLEARMAAGQRRVLVIEDDPALRESIRALLKSLEAEIVTTDSVAGATAALDGSPFDCVVMDMVLPDGTGHDLLAHMAQRAQANAGAMPPVIIYTGRQLSAEDEQKLRRYSKSIIIKGARSPDRLLDEVTLFLHSVESSLPPEHQRMLRAARSRDDAFDGRKLLLVEDDARNIFALSKVIEPLGATVEIARSGREALELLKRVDDIHLVLMDIMMPEMDGITAMQHIRQMPRYARLPIIALTAKAMQSDREACLQAGANDYIAKPIDVDKLLSLCRVWLHAN; translated from the coding sequence ATGCAACCGTCTTCCCTGCAACGCTTCCTGTTTGGCGCGATTATCGTCCCGGTCACGATGGCCGTGGTGTTTGGCGTCGACGCGCTGACGCCGCTTGGCCTGGCCGCCTGGCTGTTCTACCTGGTGCCAGTCTGCCTGACCCTCTACGGCAATAACCCGAAGCTGCCGCTGATTACCGCTGCGGTGGCCACGGTGCTGATCGGCATCGGCTACGCGGTGTCGCCGGCCAGCACCATCAGGCCGATCTACGCCATCGCCAACCGCAGCGCGGGCGTGATCATGCTGTGGTTCCTGGCGGCGGTGGTCTACCGCTATATCGTGTCGCAGACGGCCATGCAGCGCGTGGCCTGGCTGCAGCAGGCACAGGTGCGGGTGCACCAGGCCGTGCGCAATCCGCAATCGGCCGGCAATGTCGCCGACGGGCTGGTGCGCGTGCTGGCCGAGGCGTTCCAGGCGCATGTGGGCGTGGTGTACCAGGTCGATGGCGACCACATGCACCGCGTGGCCAGCTGGGCCCTGGCCAATGCCGACGACCTGCCGCAATCGCTGACATCGGGGCAGACGCTGGCCGGCCAGGCGGCGGCCGAGAATCGGGTCATCGCGGTGGGCGGGCTGCCGGCCGACTATCTGCAGGTGTCGTCGGCACTGGGCCGCACGTCGCCCAACGAGATCGTTGCCGCGCCGCTGACAGCCGAGGGCGAGGTGATCGGCGTGGTGGAACTGGGCTTCGTCTCCATGCAGCGCGATACCGCGGACATCGTGGAGTTGCTGGAGCGCATTGGCGATCCGATCGGCATGACGCTGCGCGCCGCCGCCTATCGCGGCCGCCTGGAAAAGCTGCTGGGCGAGACCCAGCGCCAGAGCGAGGAACTGCAGGTCCAGCAGGAAGAGCTGCGCGTATCGAACGAGGAACTGGAAGAGCGTGGCCGCGCGCTGATGGATTCGCAGGCGCGGCTCGAAGCCCAGCAGGCGGAGCTGGAGCAGACCAACGTCCAGCTGGAAGAGCACGCGCAGCGGCTGGAAGGCCAGAAGCGCGAGATGCTGACGTTCCAGGCCGAACTGGCCGCCAACGCCCGCGCGCTGGAGCGATCCAACCAGTACAAGAGCGAATTCCTGGCCAATATGTCGCACGAACTGCGCACGCCGCTGAATAGTGCGCTGATCCTGGCCAAGCTGCTGCAGGAGAACAAGGAAGGCACGCTGACCGCCGAGCAGGTGCGCTACGCAGCCACCATCCACGCGGCCAACACCGACCTGCTGAACCTGATCAACGACATCCTGGACCTGTCGAAGATCGAGGCCGGCCATCTGGTGATCGAGCACGAACCGGTGGAACTGAAGGCGCTGACCGACACCATGCAGGGCATGTTCGGGCCGATCGGCGAGCAGAAGGGTGTGCCGTTCCGGGTCGAGCTGCTGCCCGGCGTGCCGGACGCGATCGTGTCCGACAGCCAGCGTCTGCAGCAGGTGCTGAAGAACCTGCTGTCCAACGCGTTCAAGTTCACGGAATCGGGCGCCGTCACGCTGGCACTGGCCGCGCAGGGCGACGATGCGGTGCGGTTCGAGGTGCGCGATACCGGCATCGGCATCCCGAAGGACAAGCAGCAGGTTATCTTCGAAGCCTTCCAGCAGGCCGATGGCACCACCAGCCGCCGCTATGGCGGCACGGGGCTGGGCCTGTCGATCTCGCAGGAACTTGGCCGCCTGCTGGGCGGCGCGATTTCCGTAGCCAGCGAGCCCGGCCAGGGCAGCGTGTTCGCGCTGACGGTGCCGCGCGTGCTGGGTGGCGACGCCGCCGCGCAGGCGGGGCTGATGAACCAGCAGGCCAACGCCCAGGCCCACACACAGTCCACCGGGGCCGCACAGTTGTCGGTGGCCCCGCCGCCGCGCGCCGTGCCGCCGGCCCCGGCGCCGGCCCAGGAGCCCATGGACCGCGTGCAGCCGGGCTATCCGGCGCCGATTCCCGACGACCGCGACCATCGCACGCGCGGCAACCGGCTGATCCTGGTGGTCGAGGACGATCTCGACTTCGCCGGCATTCTCTACGATCTGGCCCACGAACTCGATTTCGACTGCATCCACGCCACCACGTCGGCGCAAGGCCTGGAACTGGCGCGCCAGCACCAGCCGTGCGGCATCCTGCTGGACGTGGCGCTGCCCGACCAGTCGGGCCTGACGCTGCTGGACTGGCTCAAGCGCGACCCGGCCACGCGTCACATCCCCACGCACCTGGTATCGGTCAGCGACCATGCCGAGGCGGCGCTGCACCTGGGCGCGGTGGGCTACACGTTCAAGCCGAGCGAGCGCGACAAGCTGGCTTCGGCCATCCGGGGCCTGGAAGCGCGCATGGCCGCCGGCCAGCGCCGGGTGCTGGTGATCGAGGACGATCCGGCGCTGCGCGAGAGCATCCGCGCGCTGCTGAAGTCGCTGGAGGCGGAGATCGTGACCACCGACAGCGTGGCCGGCGCCACGGCGGCGCTGGACGGCTCGCCGTTCGACTGCGTGGTGATGGACATGGTGCTGCCCGACGGCACCGGCCACGACCTGCTGGCCCATATGGCGCAGCGGGCGCAGGCCAACGCCGGGGCCATGCCGCCCGTCATCATCTATACCGGCCGCCAGCTGTCGGCCGAGGACGAGCAGAAGCTGCGCCGCTATTCCAAGTCGATCATCATCAAGGGCGCCCGGTCGCCAGACCGGCTGCTGGACGAGGTGACGCTGTTCCTGCACAGCGTGGAGTCGTCGCTGCCGCCCGAGCACCAGCGCATGCTGCGCGCCGCGCGCAGCCGCGACGACGCCTTCGACGGGCGGAAACTGCTGCTGGTGGAAGACGATGCGCGCAACATCTTCGCGCTGTCGAAGGTGATCGAGCCGCTGGGCGCCACCGTGGAGATTGCCCGCAGCGGCCGCGAGGCGCTGGAGCTGCTGAAGCGGGTCGATGACATCCACCTGGTGCTGATGGACATCATGATGCCCGAGATGGATGGCATTACCGCCATGCAGCACATCCGCCAGATGCCGCGGTACGCGCGGCTGCCGATCATCGCGCTGACCGCCAAGGCCATGCAGTCCGACCGCGAGGCCTGCCTGCAGGCCGGCGCCAACGACTACATCGCCAAGCCGATCGATGTGGACAAACTGCTTTCGCTGTGTCGGGTATGGCTACACGCAAACTGA